The Oryzias melastigma strain HK-1 linkage group LG3, ASM292280v2, whole genome shotgun sequence genome contains a region encoding:
- the ptpmt1 gene encoding phosphatidylglycerophosphatase and protein-tyrosine phosphatase 1: MSSALARLLFYPTLGYNVVMEKLSSRRWFDRVDETVILGALPFRSMTAQLLEENVRGVVTMNEEYETKRFCNSAQEWRAVGVEQLRLSTVDLTGVPSLQHLHRGVEFVLQHRERGCCVYVHCKAGRSRSATLVAAYLIRLHCWTPEEACQKLKSVRSHVLVRRAQMDILRKYYTQVCGQVD, translated from the exons ATGTCCAGCGCGCTCGCGCGCCTGCTCTTCTACCCGACTTTGGGTTACAATGTGGTTATGGAGAAGCTGTCCTCGCGCCGCTGGTTCGACCGCGTGGACGAGACTGTGATCCTCGGCGCGCTGCCGTTCAGGTCCATGACCGCACAG CTGTTGGAGGAGAACGTTCGGGGGGTCGTCACCATGAATGAGGAGTATGAAACCAAACGCTTCTGTAACTCAGCCCAG GAGTGGCGTGCAGTTGGCGTGGAGCAGCTGCGGCTGAGCACCGTGGACCTGACGGGAGTGCCGAGTCTGCAGCATCTGCACCGAGGGGTGGAGTTTGTCCTGCAGCACAGAGAGCGCGGTTGCTGCGTTTACGTGCACTGCAAGGCCGGGCGCTCTCGCAGCGCCACGCTCGTTGCTGCCTACCTCATTCGG ctgcactGCTGGACTCCAGAGGAGGCGTGCCAAAAGCTGAAGTCTGTGCGCTCACACGTCCTAGTGCGCCGAGCCCAGATGGACATTCTTAGAAAATACTACACACAGGTGTGCGGACAGGTGGACTGA
- the vps33b gene encoding vacuolar protein sorting-associated protein 33B, whose product MARRDTPELPDFSLLKRLARDQLVYLLEQLPGKKDLFIESDLMSPLDRIANVSTLKQHDVVKLYKVEYKPTVSLSDQLCFLIRPRIQTVKWICDVVNADKAAGRFRRYKIIFTPQRFFACEAVLEEQGVFGDVTTDEWAFYLLPLDDDILSMELPEFFHDNFLAGDQRWLRTVGGALHLLHSVYGPFSKLYGIGSCSKMTYESWREQVEQGEKQVRPAEIGSVFLIDRDVDFVTPLCSQVVYEGLLDDIFRIKCGCVEFGPDVTSSDKSVKVMLNSQDKVFNEIRNEHFSNVFGFLSQKARNLQTAYDRRQGMDIKQMKTFVSEELKGLKQEHRLLSLHIGASESIMKKKTKQDFQELLQKEHCLLEGFEIRESISFIEEHISRQISMIESLRMLCLLSITENGLLPKDYRSLKTQYLQSYGFDHLLTFSNLRQLGLLMEQQGAETLTAMESKVGKLVNDKTAGKITDAFSSLAKRSHFRALSRKLNLVPKSDEEYDLRVPKDMAYIFSGAYVPLSCKLIEQVLERDGWVGLEEVTRLLNGHEFAVTGGSRAEASSDAQRLVLVMFLGGCTFSEISALRFLGRAKGYKFIVVTTAVTNSSRLLEALLGNRV is encoded by the exons ATGGCCCGCAGGGACACTCCCGAGCTCCCGGACTTCTCTCTGCTGAAGCGGCTGGCACGAGACCAGCTGGTTTACCTACTGGAACAG CTGCCAGGAAAGAAAGACCTCTTCATCGAGTCGGACCTGATGAGTCCTCTGGACCGGATCGCGAATGTATCGACCCTGAAG CAACATGACGTTGTCAAACTTTACAAAGTGGAGTACAAGCCAACAGTGAGCCTGTCCGATCA GCTCTGCTTTCTGATCAGACCCAGAATCCAGACAGTGAAGTGGATTTGTG ACGTGGTCAATGCAGACAAAGCAGCAGGAAGGTTCAGAAGATACAAGATCATCTTCACTCCTCAGAGG TTCTTTGCGTGTGAGGCGGTGCTGGAGGAGCAGGGTGTCTTTGGCG ACGTGACCACTGACGAGTGGGCCTTCTACCTCCTCCCCCTGGACGATGACATCTTAAGTATGGAGCTGCCTGAGTTCTTTCATGACAATTTTCTG GCAGGAGACCAGCGGTGGCTGAGAACAGTAGGGGGCGCTCTGCACCTCCTCCACTCTGTCTACGGCCCGTTCTCCAAGCTGTACGGGATTGGCTCCTGTTCTAAG ATGACGTACGAGTCGTGGAGGGAGCAGGTGGAGCAGGGGGAAAAACAAGTTCGCCCCGCTGAGATTGGGAGCGTTTTTCTGATTGACCGAG ACGTGGACTTCGTCACTCCTCTGTGCTCACAGGTGGTGTACGAAGGGCTGCTGGACGACATTTTTCGGATCAAGTGTG gatgCGTGGAGTTTGGTCCAGATGTCACCTCCTCTGACAAAAGTGTCAAGGTCATGCTAAACTCCCAGGATAAG gtcTTCAATGAAATCCGAAATGAGCATTTCTCCAACGTCTTTGGTTTTCTCAGCCAGAAGGCCAGGAACCTGCAGACTGCATACGAC AGGCGTCAGGGGATGGACATCAAGCAGATGAAAACGTTTGTGTCCGAGGAGCTCAAAGGACTGAAGCAGGAGCACCGGCTGCTCAGCCTGC ACATCGGTGCTAGTGAGTCGATaatgaagaagaagacaaagcAGGACTTCCAAGAGCTGCTGCAGAAAGAACACT GTTTACTTGAAGGCTTTGAAATCCGTGAAAGCATTTCTTTCATAGAGGAGCACATCAGCAGACAG ATCTCCATGATCGAAAGCTTGCGGATGCTCTGTCTTCTGTCCATCACAGAGAACG GACTCCTGCCCAAGGACTATCGCTCTTTAAAGACACAGTATCTTCAG AGTTATGGGTTTGACCACCTGCTCACATTCTCCAACCTGAGGCAGCTGGGGCTGCTGATGGAGCAGCAGGGGGCGGAGACTCTCACCGCCATGGAGAGCAAAGTGGGAAAGCTGGTCAACGACAAAACGGCAG GAAAGATCACTGACGCCTTCTCCTCTCTGGCTAAGAGGAGTCATTTTCGAGCTCTGAGCCGGAAGCTGAACTTG GTGCCAAAGTCAGATGAGGAATATGACCTGCGTGTCCCTAAAGACATGGCTTACATTTTCAGCGGCGCCTACGTCCCTCTGAGCTGTAAACTCATTGAACAG GTGCTGGAGAGAGACGGGTGGGTGGGGCTTGAAGAAGTCACCAGGCTCCTGAATGGCCATGAATTTGCTGTGACAG GCGGCAGCAGAGCTGAAGCCAGCAGCGATGCCCAGCGCCTGGTTCTGGTCATGTTCCTTGGAGGATGTACCTTTTCAGAAATTTCAGCACTACGCTTCCTGGGCAGAGCGAAAG GCTATAAATTCATTGTTGTCACAACCGCAGTGACTAACAGCTCTAGACTTTTGGAGGCTCTACTGGGAAACCGTGTGTGA
- the prc1b gene encoding protein regulator of cytokinesis 1b isoform X2, which produces MRRSELLAAEAVSCLNKALSRLKDIWEEIGIPEEQRLQRTNMVKSHIKNLLEMMIEEEEALRKRLMHSIHKCKAEMQRLCLELQLPVFQEEEGLSILQQEKNIRTEVEALMKEKGQRMQQLQDLLHQEQDLCDILVCKPYGLTSDSIPTREQLESFRQYIALQNAEKAQRHAEFRELKKEIILCMEELDHIPETSFEKDVVYEDEDSFCLSRDNATSLRLLLHQLQERRVEQEGKCEAHREKIQQMWELLQVSTEDREALSKHMVTSKRRNLEALQAELRRLEELKLRNICSVTDALRSEILELWEKCFYSSEQRQDFTAFYSVDFDDDLLAVHEAELHRLKQYYEKHQELFSGVHRWSESWRLFQELEKKAADPSRFTNRGGNLLKEEKLRCELQKSLPKLEKKLKVQIQSWENEQGCSFLVNGQKFLQFVEEQWEQHRAQKEKEKLERHSKKSQQLEEDMLYGTTIRSPVKHRFLGQTPPNKSKKLINATSSTSSATCNSTLRSLYTATGCRSPVPSPTLSARKALGGLKPPRFGDCNKENKGLPNGTPPSTQRNFSMASIASTYSEFVDLKSSEPLKSSETCPWHLNPRSSTES; this is translated from the exons ATGAGAAGAAG TGAGCTGCTGGCTGCAGAAGCTGTGTCCTGCCTGAACAAGGCGCTGAGCCGCCTGAAGGACATCTGGGAGGAGATCGGCATTCCGGAGGAGCAAAGGCTCCAAAGGACCAACATGGTCAAGAGCCACATAAAA AACCTGCTGGAAATGATGattgaggaagaggaggctttGAGGAAGAGGCTCATGCACAGCATTCACAAATGCAAAGCAGAGATGCAGAGGCTCTGCTTGGAGCTCCAGCTGCCGGTTTTTCAG GAGGAAGAGGGCCTCAGCATTCTCCAGCAGGAGAAGAACATCCGCACCGAGGTGGAAGCCCTGATGAAGGAGAAGGGTCAACGGATGCAACAGCTCCAGGACCTGCTGCATCAAGAACAGGACTTGTGTGATATTTTAGTCTGCAAGCCCTATGGCCTCACCTCAGACTCGATTCCCACTCGGGAACAGTTGGAGAGCTTTAGGCAGTACATCGCCCTCCAAAATGCAGAAAAG GCCCAACGACACGCTGAGTTCAGAGAGCTAAAGAAGGAAATTATCCTGTGTATGGAGGAGCTGGACCACATCCCAGAGACCAGCTTTGAGAAAGACGTGGTCTACGAAGACGAGGACTCCTTCTGCCTGTCCAGAGACAACGCCACATCCCTGAGGCTGCTGCTCCATCAG ctgcaggagcGGAGGGTAGAGCAAGAGGGGAAATGCGAGGCTCACAGGGAGAAGATTCAGCAGATGTGGGAGCTCCTGCAGGTTTCTACCGAGGACCGTGAGGCCTTAAGCAAGCACATGGTCACATCCAAGAGGAGAAACCTGGAAGCA CTACAAGCAGAACTGCGGCGTCTGGAGGAACTCAAGCTGCGCAACATCTGCAGCGTCACGGACGCTCTTCGCTCAGAGATCCTGGAGCTCTGGGAGAAGTGCTTCTACAGCAGTGAGCAGCGACAGGACTTCACAGCGTTCTACAGCG TGGACTTTGATGATGATCTGCTCGCTGTGCATGAGGCTGAACTGCACCGCCTGAAGCAGTACTACGAGAAACACCAGGAGCTTTTTAGTGGAGTTCACAGGTGGAGCGAAAGCTGGAGGCTTTTCCAGGAGCTGGAG aaaaaagcagcagatCCATCCAGGTTCACCAACAGAGGAGGAAAcctgctgaaggaggagaaactGCGATGTGAGCTGCAGAAGAGTCTGCCGAAG CTGGAAAAGAAGCTGAAGGTCCAGATCCAGTCCTGGGAGAATGAGCAGGGCTGCAGCTTCCTGGTTAACGGACAGAAGTTCCTGCAGTTTGTGGAGGAGCAGTGGGAGCAGCACCGCGCccagaaggagaaggagaaacTGGAGCGG CACTCCAAGAAGAgccagcagctggaggaggacaTGCTGTATGGCACAACAATCCGATCACCGGTCAAACACCGGTTCCTTGGTCAGACTCCcccaaataaatctaaaaaattg ATTAATGCCACCTCCAGCACTTCCAGTGCCACCTGTAACAGCACCCTGCGCTCCCTCTATACTGCCACTGGGTGTCGCTCTCCTGTGCCCAGCCCCACTCTCTCAGCTCGAAAG GCTCTTGGTGGATTGAAACCCCCACGGTTTGGGGACTGCAACAAGGAGAACAAAGGCCTGCCTAACGGGACCCCCCCCAGCACGCAGCGTAACTTCAGTATGGCTTCTATTGCCAGCACATATTCAGAGTTTGTg GACTTGAAGAGCAGTGAGCCGCTAAAGTCCAG CGAGACCTGTCCATGGCATCTAAATCCAAGATCCAGCACAGAGTCCTGA
- the prc1b gene encoding protein regulator of cytokinesis 1b isoform X1, whose amino-acid sequence MRRSELLAAEAVSCLNKALSRLKDIWEEIGIPEEQRLQRTNMVKSHIKNLLEMMIEEEEALRKRLMHSIHKCKAEMQRLCLELQLPVFQEEEGLSILQQEKNIRTEVEALMKEKGQRMQQLQDLLHQEQDLCDILVCKPYGLTSDSIPTREQLESFRQYIALQNAEKAQRHAEFRELKKEIILCMEELDHIPETSFEKDVVYEDEDSFCLSRDNATSLRLLLHQLQERRVEQEGKCEAHREKIQQMWELLQVSTEDREALSKHMVTSKRRNLEALQAELRRLEELKLRNICSVTDALRSEILELWEKCFYSSEQRQDFTAFYSVDFDDDLLAVHEAELHRLKQYYEKHQELFSGVHRWSESWRLFQELEKKAADPSRFTNRGGNLLKEEKLRCELQKSLPKLEKKLKVQIQSWENEQGCSFLVNGQKFLQFVEEQWEQHRAQKEKEKLERHSKKSQQLEEDMLYGTTIRSPVKHRFLGQTPPNKSKKLINATSSTSSATCNSTLRSLYTATGCRSPVPSPTLSARKALGGLKPPRFGDCNKENKGLPNGTPPSTQRNFSMASIASTYSEFVKDLKSSEPLKSSETCPWHLNPRSSTES is encoded by the exons ATGAGAAGAAG TGAGCTGCTGGCTGCAGAAGCTGTGTCCTGCCTGAACAAGGCGCTGAGCCGCCTGAAGGACATCTGGGAGGAGATCGGCATTCCGGAGGAGCAAAGGCTCCAAAGGACCAACATGGTCAAGAGCCACATAAAA AACCTGCTGGAAATGATGattgaggaagaggaggctttGAGGAAGAGGCTCATGCACAGCATTCACAAATGCAAAGCAGAGATGCAGAGGCTCTGCTTGGAGCTCCAGCTGCCGGTTTTTCAG GAGGAAGAGGGCCTCAGCATTCTCCAGCAGGAGAAGAACATCCGCACCGAGGTGGAAGCCCTGATGAAGGAGAAGGGTCAACGGATGCAACAGCTCCAGGACCTGCTGCATCAAGAACAGGACTTGTGTGATATTTTAGTCTGCAAGCCCTATGGCCTCACCTCAGACTCGATTCCCACTCGGGAACAGTTGGAGAGCTTTAGGCAGTACATCGCCCTCCAAAATGCAGAAAAG GCCCAACGACACGCTGAGTTCAGAGAGCTAAAGAAGGAAATTATCCTGTGTATGGAGGAGCTGGACCACATCCCAGAGACCAGCTTTGAGAAAGACGTGGTCTACGAAGACGAGGACTCCTTCTGCCTGTCCAGAGACAACGCCACATCCCTGAGGCTGCTGCTCCATCAG ctgcaggagcGGAGGGTAGAGCAAGAGGGGAAATGCGAGGCTCACAGGGAGAAGATTCAGCAGATGTGGGAGCTCCTGCAGGTTTCTACCGAGGACCGTGAGGCCTTAAGCAAGCACATGGTCACATCCAAGAGGAGAAACCTGGAAGCA CTACAAGCAGAACTGCGGCGTCTGGAGGAACTCAAGCTGCGCAACATCTGCAGCGTCACGGACGCTCTTCGCTCAGAGATCCTGGAGCTCTGGGAGAAGTGCTTCTACAGCAGTGAGCAGCGACAGGACTTCACAGCGTTCTACAGCG TGGACTTTGATGATGATCTGCTCGCTGTGCATGAGGCTGAACTGCACCGCCTGAAGCAGTACTACGAGAAACACCAGGAGCTTTTTAGTGGAGTTCACAGGTGGAGCGAAAGCTGGAGGCTTTTCCAGGAGCTGGAG aaaaaagcagcagatCCATCCAGGTTCACCAACAGAGGAGGAAAcctgctgaaggaggagaaactGCGATGTGAGCTGCAGAAGAGTCTGCCGAAG CTGGAAAAGAAGCTGAAGGTCCAGATCCAGTCCTGGGAGAATGAGCAGGGCTGCAGCTTCCTGGTTAACGGACAGAAGTTCCTGCAGTTTGTGGAGGAGCAGTGGGAGCAGCACCGCGCccagaaggagaaggagaaacTGGAGCGG CACTCCAAGAAGAgccagcagctggaggaggacaTGCTGTATGGCACAACAATCCGATCACCGGTCAAACACCGGTTCCTTGGTCAGACTCCcccaaataaatctaaaaaattg ATTAATGCCACCTCCAGCACTTCCAGTGCCACCTGTAACAGCACCCTGCGCTCCCTCTATACTGCCACTGGGTGTCGCTCTCCTGTGCCCAGCCCCACTCTCTCAGCTCGAAAG GCTCTTGGTGGATTGAAACCCCCACGGTTTGGGGACTGCAACAAGGAGAACAAAGGCCTGCCTAACGGGACCCCCCCCAGCACGCAGCGTAACTTCAGTATGGCTTCTATTGCCAGCACATATTCAGAGTTTGTg AAGGACTTGAAGAGCAGTGAGCCGCTAAAGTCCAG CGAGACCTGTCCATGGCATCTAAATCCAAGATCCAGCACAGAGTCCTGA
- the prc1b gene encoding protein regulator of cytokinesis 1b isoform X3, whose translation MRRSELLAAEAVSCLNKALSRLKDIWEEIGIPEEQRLQRTNMVKSHIKNLLEMMIEEEEALRKRLMHSIHKCKAEMQRLCLELQLPVFQEEEGLSILQQEKNIRTEVEALMKEKGQRMQQLQDLLHQEQDLCDILVCKPYGLTSDSIPTREQLESFRQYIALQNAEKAQRHAEFRELKKEIILCMEELDHIPETSFEKDVVYEDEDSFCLSRDNATSLRLLLHQLQERRVEQEGKCEAHREKIQQMWELLQVSTEDREALSKHMVTSKRRNLEALQAELRRLEELKLRNICSVTDALRSEILELWEKCFYSSEQRQDFTAFYSVDFDDDLLAVHEAELHRLKQYYEKHQELFSGVHRWSESWRLFQELEKKAADPSRFTNRGGNLLKEEKLRCELQKSLPKLEKKLKVQIQSWENEQGCSFLVNGQKFLQFVEEQWEQHRAQKEKEKLERHSKKSQQLEEDMLYGTTIRSPVKHRFLGQTPPNKSKKLINATSSTSSATCNSTLRSLYTATGCRSPVPSPTLSARKALGGLKPPRFGDCNKENKGLPNGTPPSTQRNFTCERFLKADHGHLCSRRT comes from the exons ATGAGAAGAAG TGAGCTGCTGGCTGCAGAAGCTGTGTCCTGCCTGAACAAGGCGCTGAGCCGCCTGAAGGACATCTGGGAGGAGATCGGCATTCCGGAGGAGCAAAGGCTCCAAAGGACCAACATGGTCAAGAGCCACATAAAA AACCTGCTGGAAATGATGattgaggaagaggaggctttGAGGAAGAGGCTCATGCACAGCATTCACAAATGCAAAGCAGAGATGCAGAGGCTCTGCTTGGAGCTCCAGCTGCCGGTTTTTCAG GAGGAAGAGGGCCTCAGCATTCTCCAGCAGGAGAAGAACATCCGCACCGAGGTGGAAGCCCTGATGAAGGAGAAGGGTCAACGGATGCAACAGCTCCAGGACCTGCTGCATCAAGAACAGGACTTGTGTGATATTTTAGTCTGCAAGCCCTATGGCCTCACCTCAGACTCGATTCCCACTCGGGAACAGTTGGAGAGCTTTAGGCAGTACATCGCCCTCCAAAATGCAGAAAAG GCCCAACGACACGCTGAGTTCAGAGAGCTAAAGAAGGAAATTATCCTGTGTATGGAGGAGCTGGACCACATCCCAGAGACCAGCTTTGAGAAAGACGTGGTCTACGAAGACGAGGACTCCTTCTGCCTGTCCAGAGACAACGCCACATCCCTGAGGCTGCTGCTCCATCAG ctgcaggagcGGAGGGTAGAGCAAGAGGGGAAATGCGAGGCTCACAGGGAGAAGATTCAGCAGATGTGGGAGCTCCTGCAGGTTTCTACCGAGGACCGTGAGGCCTTAAGCAAGCACATGGTCACATCCAAGAGGAGAAACCTGGAAGCA CTACAAGCAGAACTGCGGCGTCTGGAGGAACTCAAGCTGCGCAACATCTGCAGCGTCACGGACGCTCTTCGCTCAGAGATCCTGGAGCTCTGGGAGAAGTGCTTCTACAGCAGTGAGCAGCGACAGGACTTCACAGCGTTCTACAGCG TGGACTTTGATGATGATCTGCTCGCTGTGCATGAGGCTGAACTGCACCGCCTGAAGCAGTACTACGAGAAACACCAGGAGCTTTTTAGTGGAGTTCACAGGTGGAGCGAAAGCTGGAGGCTTTTCCAGGAGCTGGAG aaaaaagcagcagatCCATCCAGGTTCACCAACAGAGGAGGAAAcctgctgaaggaggagaaactGCGATGTGAGCTGCAGAAGAGTCTGCCGAAG CTGGAAAAGAAGCTGAAGGTCCAGATCCAGTCCTGGGAGAATGAGCAGGGCTGCAGCTTCCTGGTTAACGGACAGAAGTTCCTGCAGTTTGTGGAGGAGCAGTGGGAGCAGCACCGCGCccagaaggagaaggagaaacTGGAGCGG CACTCCAAGAAGAgccagcagctggaggaggacaTGCTGTATGGCACAACAATCCGATCACCGGTCAAACACCGGTTCCTTGGTCAGACTCCcccaaataaatctaaaaaattg ATTAATGCCACCTCCAGCACTTCCAGTGCCACCTGTAACAGCACCCTGCGCTCCCTCTATACTGCCACTGGGTGTCGCTCTCCTGTGCCCAGCCCCACTCTCTCAGCTCGAAAG GCTCTTGGTGGATTGAAACCCCCACGGTTTGGGGACTGCAACAAGGAGAACAAAGGCCTGCCTAACGGGACCCCCCCCAGCACGCAGCGTAACTTCA CATGTGAGCGGTTCCTCAAAGCTGACCACGGACATTTGTGTTCTAGAAGGACTTGA